The genomic interval AGAGAATTTCAGATCGACTTGAAGTAGAGGGTAAGGAGATAATTGACTTTGACGAATAAATAAAAAAGGATTATCATTTACTATATAACACTATGAAAAAAGTATTTGGATATATACGGGTATCAACCGTCAAACAAGGCACAGGCGTATCGCTTCAAGCACAAAAGGAAGCGATAATTCGATATGCAGAAAAGCATCAATTGGAAATTATAGAATGGTTTGAAGAGCAAGAAACGGCAGCCAAGCAAGGAAGGCCGTTATTTACCAAAATGATGAAATTAATAAGATCCGGCAAATCAAGAGGTGTTATAATCCACAAAATTGACCGTGGCGCACGTAATTTGAAGGATTGGGGGGTATTAGGTGATTTGATAGATGAAGGCTATGAAATACACTTTGCACATGAAAGCCTTGATATGGATACTCGTGGTGGAAGGCTTGCTGCAGACATTCAAGCCGTCATAGCGAGTGATTACATTCGAAACTTAAGAGAAGAAACACAAAAAGGAATTACCGGACGACTCAAACAAGGATTCTATCCATTCCGTGCACCTATAGGATATGTAAACAATGGCGGTGGAAAAGTAAAAACAATAGATAGTATTAAAGGCCCTATTGTCAAAAAGGCATTTCTACTTTATTCTTCGAATAAATACAATCTGGAAAAGCTATGCAGCAAGATGCAGGAACTTGGACTAACGAATGAGATTGGAAATAAAATCTCCATTACCTCAATGTCAAAAATCTTAAATAATCCATTTTATGCTGGAATATTAAAGGTAAATGCGAAAACATATCAGGGAATTCATGAACCGTTGATATCTCCAAGCACATTTACACAGGTTCAAAATATCTTGACTGGCAAGACCAATTCACAAGGCTTGAAGCATAATTTTTTGTTTCGCCGATATGTTAAATGTGAATCCTGCAGGTATTCCCTTATCGGAGAAAGGCAAAAGGGAAATGTCTATTACCGTTGCCACTCAAAAATATGTCAAATTAAAACTATTAGAGAAGAACTACTTGAGATGGAACTTCATAAAGTTATAAACAAAGTCCAATTATCAAAAGATGAAGGTAAAGTCTTAGATGAATTGCTATTAAAAGCACAAAGCAATTGGATAAATATTCAATCAGGTATTGAGGAATCTCTGAATTTACAACACAGCAAAGCATCTCAAAAAATGGATAAACTAACTGATGCTCTCCTTGATAGCCTGATTGAGAAAGAGATATTTGAACAAAAGAAGAAAAAAATAATATTTGAAATTCAAGACATAAATCAACGAAGAGAAAAAATTTCAAGCGAAAAAGACAATATTTTTAAGAAAGCGAAGAATTACATCGAACTAGCAAAAAGCGTTAGAAAATCATACTTAAATGGAAATCCAGAAGATAAACGAGATATGCTCAAAATTATCACCTCGAACTTTACAATTAATCAAAATAACCTAATGTTTACAATCAAATCTCCGTTTGCAGAAATTGCAAATCGCTATAATTCTACAGAATGTGCCCCATCTCGAGACGTACCTCGAATTAAATTTGCCAATCTCGCAAGTACTAACGACCATGTAATAGATAATACCAAACTTAAAACAGATATACCAGCCGATTCAAAAATGAATGGCACTTTAAATATTCCAATGGATAAAGAAAAACTCATAGAATCAATGCAATCATTGTTGGATTTGATCCTTTCTAAGGTCGAAAAATTAGAAGACCTTAAATCTAATTCAAACCAATGAACTATCAGCATACAACCCAAATTCCAAACATACTCTTTGATCAATACTTACCGGATTTAACTGAAGGTGAACTCAAGATACTTCTCACTATCATTCGCCAAACTAATGGTTGGATAGATAAATTTACAGGAAACCGGAAAACGAGAGATAGAATTACACAAAGCCAGTTTAGAATTAAGACAGGGCTATCAAAGAGAATCATATCTAAAACGCTCAAATCTCTCTCAGATAAAGAGTTGATAGCAATTTCCGACCAGAACAACCAGTTGCTTAAAAATTCACTGGATCGTAAAGGAAAAGCAATCTTGTATTATGAAATCGCTTTAGTGCACTTTACGACATCAACCAGTGCACAAAGTGATATTAGACCAGTGCACAAAAGTGCATATAACAAAACTAACTATACAAAACTAAATATAACAAAAGGAAACGGTTTGCCAAAACGGCAAAATACTACTGGATCTATTAATGAAATAATAGAGCAGTCTAAGTATCAATCACTCTTAAGATATTAATAAAAGGCTTATAATTAAAGATTAAATACGAACATTCAGTTGACTACACTACTTCAATATGGTATAATTATACAAAGGCGGTCAGGATAGATACGATTTCAATAACTGACTTGCAGAAATTCCATTTTCTCTTAGGCAAAACCTAAATTTATTGTAAGTACAACTTATATAAATGTTGACGGTGCCTTGGCACCGTTGGTTTGCAATCTGCGGTACCTTTTAATTACCGTAGATTCTGGGTACCTACAGGTGCGAAGGTGCCTATTTTATCAATTTAATTTACATAACTATGATACCACCATGATTGGATGCTTACAATTTAATAGGTTATCCACAAAACATGGAGCGTGGGTGAAAAAATTTGCCAAATTGGCAAATAATACTGTCTACGATAAGTCATATTATAAGCATACACTAAGGGCATCAGAAAAATTATTTCTGGTGCCCATTTTTTATTTATGTACAACATACCAAATTTTTTAAGAGTATATCGCAAGAGATCACCACTAGATCAAGAGGATATGCGGTCAATATCAGGATTATTGGATGTCTCAAGTATTTCAAGATATGAGAAAGGACTAAGAGAACCGACCACAGAAATGCAGCTAACCTATCACCATGTTTTTGATACCTCCATTGAGTCGTTTTATACACTGCAATCTAAAAATATGCTGCCAGGCCTCATAGAACGGATCAAAGAACGAATCACTGAATTAAGTAAAGAAGATCAAATAACATTAAAGAACACCTCTAAAATTAAATTCCTTGAACAAGCAATTATTAGATTAACTAATTTAAAAAACATATGGAAATAAAAAGTAAAAACAATATAGTGTTTGCAGTTTATCCAAATGCAAATGGTTTTGGGTTTGTGTATTTGGATAATGATGGGTATTTAATTTATTATGGTTCAGTAAGAATTAATCCTATTTCCAATTGGAAAATTCTGGAACGAGTCAAAAAATCACTTGATTATTTTAAGCCCAAAATCATTGTTTTACTTGACCCAGATAGTAAATCATCTAGAACCGGAAACCGGACTAGAAATCTCTTAAAAAATATCATTGAATATTCTGAGTCTGAAAATCTTCCCGTTGTTCAATATTCACGTGATCAAATCAGGGATGTGTTTGAGATTCGTGGAGCTGTTACCAAATATGAAATTTCCAAGTTCTTACTCATAAAATTTCCAGAGTTGGAACCAAAGCGACCGAGGGAAAGGAAATTATGGGAAAGTGAGGATAGGAATATGGCGATTTTTGATGCCTTGTCTTTGGCTTTGACATGGTTTTGGCGTAATGGATAAATAGCAATTCCTCTTCCTGCAAAATATTCAAGAAACTTTGGTACTAAAATTTCTTGATTATTTTGAGTATTATTACTACTAAATCCAGAAGGGTTATGAAATATTAATGTATTTTTTTGCTTATCATACCCAATTAAAAGAACTAGATGCCCACCTTTCTTTGAACTATCATTAAGTGTTCTATATTCTCGTATATCTGGATGAACGGAGGCAATTATTAGCTTTCCATCTGAAAGTAATTTTTGCAACCCGCGTATTCCTAAAGAAGTATAAATAACAGCATTCAATCCGTAATTCCTAACCCATATACAAAACTCTTTATAGTGCATACCAGATAGCCCTTTATTTTTTTCTTTGAATACTTGATATCTAAATGCATCTTTCGCTAAAATAATAGTTCCTTCAACTTTACATTTAAAATATCTTAATGCCATAGATAAACAAGCCATTCCGCAAATATTTAAAACCCATTTAGCGTATTCTTGTTCCGATTCTGCTCCAGTCTCTCTCCAGTTCGGATCAGATGTCATTTCAACTCTATTCCTAAGAATTTTCTCGGCATAATCAGGATTTGCAAATTGACTTACATACGGAACATCATTAATTACCCTTATCTTTTGAAAAGGAAAAATGGAACGGACCAATAGAATTATATTTTGGAATTTTGTTTTTAATTTAAAAATAAGTCGCATGTCATATTAAATCTTTAATTGCCTTAGAAAAGGAATTCACAGGAAATGATATATTGCCTAGCGATTTAGTGAAAGTCAAAAGGGCAATACAATATGAATCTCCTTTGTAATCAAATGAACAAACATCGTGTTGCCAGAAATTATTTTTGATTCTTAATTGCAAAGCGCTTTTAATGGCACTCCAAATACCATATGACCATAAATTAGTATATACTGATCCGATTTTATGAAAATAATTTTGATATTCCGACAGATATAATGAAAACTCCGGATTAGTATTTCCCTCCTTCATATATTCTTTTAAGTGATAGGACACAAAAAATGAAATAAATCTGTTTTCCTTTATAAGAATAAAGCATTCCAATATATGAATTGGGATAATTAAATTTATTCTTGCATTCTTATAGCGAGGTTCTTCTTTATCTCTTGAAATGAATTTTCTTGTTACTTCGCAACCAATCCATCCATATTTGTTAATTATATTTTCATTGATGCTTTCTCTTGTGACTAAATCAATTAAAACATTTGCAGAGGTATTATCACTTTCACCTAACATCTTCTTAAGTAGTTTATCAAGACTAAATTGACCTGACAACCAATATTCAGTATTGGTATCTTTCTTAACGATTGCTCTACTATCTCCCACAATATTCACCAGGTTAATTGGAATAATTTGTTGAAGATTAATAAATCCAAGTTCAACCTGCCTTAAAACCTCAGCGCCTATAAAAACCTTGCTTAAACTTGCGGCGTAAACGGGCTTATTGTAATTAATTCCTGCAATTACATAACCGTCATTTTGGGCTTTCGAAACAATCCAATAGACTTCGCAACCTGGTGGTAAAAATGGTAAAATATTTTTTGTGATTTTTTCCGATAAACTTTTTTCATAAAAATATTTCATATAAAATTTTTGCTTGCGAAAAAATAAATTACGCTAAATATAAACATATTCTAAAATATTGTACATTTTGACAACAACATGTCGAATTCATACCAATTCCTTAAATTTTATTTAAACAATGTACTACCTATTCTAACATATGTGGCCCCTTCTTCTATAGCTATTTCATAATCATTACTCATCCCCATTGATAATTCTTTATAATCTAGACCTAAATTTAATGAATTTAGATGATTGGCAAGCTGTTTAGTTTCATGAAATATTTGCCTTAACAAATACACTTCCGTAGTATTAGGTGCCATAGTCATCAACCCAATGATTCGTAAATTATTAAGTTTTTCTATTTCTTGAATTTGAACAACAAAATTATCTAATAATACCGGATTTTTATTCCACATAAATAAATTAAAACCAGATTTGGTTTCCTCCCCTGAAATATTTACTTGTAAAAATCCTTGAACATTTTTACCAAAATGCTTTGCATATCTAGAAATTAAAGATGCATTTCTAAAATTATCTATGGAGTGAATGATGCTACTATAGTTTACTATTTCTTTGATTTGGGAAGATTGCAAATGACCTATATAATTCCATGTAATATTTTGATATGTTTGCAATACGGATCTCTTCTCATTTAATTCGTTTGATCTATTCTCCCCAAAGTGTGAAATGCCTAAATCAACCATTTTTACGATATCTTCTATAGATTTGGTTTTGCTTACACATATTAATTTAATGTCAGCAGGATTTCTATCAACTTTAGAACAAGATTTATCGATTTTTTCTATAACTTCATCAACGTTTGCTTTATATCTATTCATGTCATTTTATTTTAATAGGTAATCGAAGTAATCTGATCTGCGTTTTAAATATTGAACTGAATTGTGATATAATTCGTCTTGGTTAAATCCAATGCGATATTGAATGCCAACATCACTGTTAATGAATATCGGATAAATTAAATTCATAACTAATATAAAGAAAAGATCGTGATCCATTTTATAGCTTCTCCTTTGACCTTGATCAAATTTCTCGTCATGAATACTTTCTTTATGCTTGTTTAGAAGCATAAAATATGGAATATATGCCTTCCATAGCTTTGAAGTTATCTGATCAAATAAGGATGGGTCAATATTTGGGAAATATCCAATCATAAGATTCTTAATAGGATTATATTCCAGTAATTTTGAAATGCTATAATGGCCTAACGCAAGAGGTGTTGAAAATTTACTAATGAAGTGATACATCATCGAGGCAAAATCGCGGAGAACCTGTAATCCTTGCAATTGAGGATCTATGTTTTTTAAAAATTGTGTTGAATCAAGATCCGTTAGAACAACACTCGCATTCTTAATGTCAAACTCAAAATTTGGAAGTTCCGCAGAGTATCTATAGAGTCCACTTAATGAAAAATTATGAATTGCTTTGCCAATTTGTGTTGCTAATTTAGAAAGTGTCTCAAGCCGAGTCTCTTCTGTATCTGGACTCCCAGATACATCTAATGACTCTCGAATTTGATCATAGTATAAATCTTTAATAGGATTTTCACCTCTTCGTAAAGCAGCTCCAAATTGAATTTCTGACAATCGCAATGGATATAATGATGGAGAGATACAAACCACAGTACCCATCACTGATCTTTCAAAGCTTAATTTGGGATACTTAGTAACTATTAGTGGGACTATTGACGGCACATTGTTTTTAAGTAAATGTTCTGACGCAACATATTCATTGGTTGCATTTTTATGCAAAATTCCTCCAATTGGTGCAACATTCCCAAACACAACTTGAAATTGTCCGGTATCATCAAAGCCGATATGTGGGTAAGTAGCAAAACTAATTAAAGGTTTTGAGGTTGGCTGGAAAGGCTTATTAGACTGTTTATCATAAATGGAGTCT from Saprospiraceae bacterium carries:
- a CDS encoding replication protein, encoding MNYQHTTQIPNILFDQYLPDLTEGELKILLTIIRQTNGWIDKFTGNRKTRDRITQSQFRIKTGLSKRIISKTLKSLSDKELIAISDQNNQLLKNSLDRKGKAILYYEIALVHFTTSTSAQSDIRPVHKSAYNKTNYTKLNITKGNGLPKRQNTTGSINEIIEQSKYQSLLRY
- a CDS encoding SET domain-containing protein, which codes for MKKVELKQKTRSLVKNVARKSKVKNHTWVESDSGVLDIEITHRNFDVEMDPSEFKKILQIIKWMDTPFFFSRGRLAWYIFENPPTIKNLQNSLISAKIKGVGGFNPVSDAKNRDSIYDKQSNKPFQPTSKPLISFATYPHIGFDDTGQFQVVFGNVAPIGGILHKNATNEYVASEHLLKNNVPSIVPLIVTKYPKLSFERSVMGTVVCISPSLYPLRLSEIQFGAALRRGENPIKDLYYDQIRESLDVSGSPDTEETRLETLSKLATQIGKAIHNFSLSGLYRYSAELPNFEFDIKNASVVLTDLDSTQFLKNIDPQLQGLQVLRDFASMMYHFISKFSTPLALGHYSISKLLEYNPIKNLMIGYFPNIDPSLFDQITSKLWKAYIPYFMLLNKHKESIHDEKFDQGQRRSYKMDHDLFFILVMNLIYPIFINSDVGIQYRIGFNQDELYHNSVQYLKRRSDYFDYLLK
- a CDS encoding helix-turn-helix transcriptional regulator, producing MYNIPNFLRVYRKRSPLDQEDMRSISGLLDVSSISRYEKGLREPTTEMQLTYHHVFDTSIESFYTLQSKNMLPGLIERIKERITELSKEDQITLKNTSKIKFLEQAIIRLTNLKNIWK
- a CDS encoding C39 family peptidase, which translates into the protein MVRSIFPFQKIRVINDVPYVSQFANPDYAEKILRNRVEMTSDPNWRETGAESEQEYAKWVLNICGMACLSMALRYFKCKVEGTIILAKDAFRYQVFKEKNKGLSGMHYKEFCIWVRNYGLNAVIYTSLGIRGLQKLLSDGKLIIASVHPDIREYRTLNDSSKKGGHLVLLIGYDKQKNTLIFHNPSGFSSNNTQNNQEILVPKFLEYFAGRGIAIYPLRQNHVKAKDKASKIAIFLSSLSHNFLSLGRFGSNSGNFMSKNLEISYLVTAPRISNTSLI
- a CDS encoding recombinase family protein; its protein translation is MKKVFGYIRVSTVKQGTGVSLQAQKEAIIRYAEKHQLEIIEWFEEQETAAKQGRPLFTKMMKLIRSGKSRGVIIHKIDRGARNLKDWGVLGDLIDEGYEIHFAHESLDMDTRGGRLAADIQAVIASDYIRNLREETQKGITGRLKQGFYPFRAPIGYVNNGGGKVKTIDSIKGPIVKKAFLLYSSNKYNLEKLCSKMQELGLTNEIGNKISITSMSKILNNPFYAGILKVNAKTYQGIHEPLISPSTFTQVQNILTGKTNSQGLKHNFLFRRYVKCESCRYSLIGERQKGNVYYRCHSKICQIKTIREELLEMELHKVINKVQLSKDEGKVLDELLLKAQSNWINIQSGIEESLNLQHSKASQKMDKLTDALLDSLIEKEIFEQKKKKIIFEIQDINQRREKISSEKDNIFKKAKNYIELAKSVRKSYLNGNPEDKRDMLKIITSNFTINQNNLMFTIKSPFAEIANRYNSTECAPSRDVPRIKFANLASTNDHVIDNTKLKTDIPADSKMNGTLNIPMDKEKLIESMQSLLDLILSKVEKLEDLKSNSNQ
- a CDS encoding YggS family pyridoxal phosphate-dependent enzyme, which translates into the protein MNRYKANVDEVIEKIDKSCSKVDRNPADIKLICVSKTKSIEDIVKMVDLGISHFGENRSNELNEKRSVLQTYQNITWNYIGHLQSSQIKEIVNYSSIIHSIDNFRNASLISRYAKHFGKNVQGFLQVNISGEETKSGFNLFMWNKNPVLLDNFVVQIQEIEKLNNLRIIGLMTMAPNTTEVYLLRQIFHETKQLANHLNSLNLGLDYKELSMGMSNDYEIAIEEGATYVRIGSTLFK
- a CDS encoding serine hydrolase, giving the protein MKYFYEKSLSEKITKNILPFLPPGCEVYWIVSKAQNDGYVIAGINYNKPVYAASLSKVFIGAEVLRQVELGFINLQQIIPINLVNIVGDSRAIVKKDTNTEYWLSGQFSLDKLLKKMLGESDNTSANVLIDLVTRESINENIINKYGWIGCEVTRKFISRDKEEPRYKNARINLIIPIHILECFILIKENRFISFFVSYHLKEYMKEGNTNPEFSLYLSEYQNYFHKIGSVYTNLWSYGIWSAIKSALQLRIKNNFWQHDVCSFDYKGDSYCIALLTFTKSLGNISFPVNSFSKAIKDLI